A single window of Solanum dulcamara chromosome 5, daSolDulc1.2, whole genome shotgun sequence DNA harbors:
- the LOC129889334 gene encoding protein DUF642 L-GALACTONO-1,4-LACTONE-RESPONSIVE GENE 2-like, producing MKNSIIALLLLVLLCAVSNISLAVIDGLLKNGNFEMPPSKADLNGTVVLKPNAIPEWSISGFVEYVKAGQKQGDMLLVVPEGYAAVRLGNEASIKQVLNVTKGMYYSLTFSAARTCAQEERINASVTPDFGVLPIQTLYSSSGWDSYAWAFQAELHQVDILLHNPGVEEDPACGPLIDSIAIRTLYPPKATNQNLLKNGDFEEGPYIFPNTSWGVLVPPNIEDDHSPLPAWMVESLKAVKYLDSDHFSVPHGKRAIELVAGKESAIAQVARTTIGKIYQLSFKVGDASNACEGSMIVEAFAGRDTLKVPYESKGKGGYKRAILRFKATASRTRIMFLSTYYHTRSDDFVSLCGPVVDDVTLLSVRTHRRVL from the exons atgaagaactCAATAATAGCACTACTGCTGCTGGTGCTACTGTGCGCCGTTTCGAACATTTCCTTAGCTGTTATTGATG GATTGTTAAAGAATGGAAACTTCGAAATGCCCCCATCGAAAGCTGACCTAAACGGCACAGTGGTTCTAAAGCCCAATGCCATACCGGAATGGTCAATCTCCGGGTTCGTAGAGTACGTAAAAGCTGGCCAAAAACAAGGTGACATGCTTCTAGTCGTGCCAGAGGGCTATGCCGCAGTTCGTCTAGGGAATGAAGCATCGATCAAGCAAGTATTGAACGTTACAAAAGGAATGTACTATTCCTTAACGTTCAGTGCTGCTAGAACATGTGCTCAAGAGGAACGTATCAACGCATCTGTTACACCCGATTTTGGAGTATTGCCTATCCAAACATTGTATAGTAGTAGTGGTTGGGACTCATATGCTTGGGCATTTCAAGCTGAACTTCACCAAGTTGATATATTGCTTCATAATCCAGGCGTTGAGGAAGATCCTGCTTGTGGTCCTCTCATCGATTCGATTGCCATTCGCACTTTATATCCTCCTAAGGCCACGAATC AGAATTTGTTGAAAAATGGAGATTTTGAAGAGGGTCCATACATATTCCCAAACACAAGTTGGGGAGTGCTTGTACCACCAAACATTGAAGATGACCATTCCCCATTGCCAGCATGGATGGTTGAGTCCCTAAAGGCAGTAAAATACTTAGATTCTGACCATTTTTCAGTGCCACATGGCAAGAGAGCCATAGAACTTGTTGCTGGTAAAGAAAGTGCCATTGCACAAGTTGCAAGAACCACTATTGGCAAAATCTATCAACTTAGTTTCAAAGTTGGAGATGCAAGCAATGCTTGTGAAGGTTCCATGATTGTTGAGGCCTTTGCCGGAAGGGACACACTTAAAGTCCCTTATGAGTCGAAGGGGAAAGGTGGATATAAGCGTGCTATACTCCGTTTCAAGGCCACTGCAAGCCGGACTAGGATCATGTTCCTTAGTACCTACTATCACACGAGGAGTGATGATTTTGTTTCCCTGTGTGGCCCTGTGGTCGATGATGTGACACTCTTGAGCGTCAGGACCCATCGTCGAGTCCTCTAA